GCCAACACGCCTGCCGTCTGCCTCGTCGGCAAGACCAACATTTTCCATGTCACCGAAGCGCTGGGCATCAGCCCTGAGGAGAACCTTGAGAACATCCGGGCATCAGTCGCTCATATCGTCGCCAAGGGACGTGAGGCGCTCTTTGATGCCGAGCATTTCTTTGACGGCTACGCGCTCGACCCCGGCTATGCCACCGCCTGTCTGGACGCCGCGCGCGAGGCCGGGGCGCGTTGGCTCGTGCTTTGCGACACCAATGGCGGCACGCTGCCCGCGCGCATCGCCGAGGTGGTGGATACCCTCATCGCTGGCACCGCTGACACAAAAGCCTTCCCGGGCAGCCATTTGGGCATTCACACCCATAACGACACCGAACAGGCCGTGGCCGGATCGCTGGCGGCTGTTGAGGCCGGGGCCTGCCAGATCCAGGGCACGCTCAACGGCCTCGGCGAGCGCTGTGGAAATGCAAATCTCATCGCGCTCATTCCGACGCTGCTCCTCAAAGACCCTTATGCCAGCCGCTTTGAGACCGGTGTCTCTGAGGCCGCCCTCGAAGGCCTCACCCGCGCCTCGCGCCAGCTCGACGAAATCCTTAACCGCGTGCCGCAAAAACAGGCCGCCTATGTCGGTGCCTCGGCCTTTGCCCACAAAGCAGGCCTACACGCCAGCGCGATTGTCAAAAACCCCGCCACCTACGAGCATATCGATCCTGCGCAGGTCGGCAATGCGCGCATCATCCCGATGTCCAACCAAGCCGGGCAATCCAACCTGCGCCGTCGCCTGGCCGAGGCAGGGGTTGAGGTCGAAAAAGACAACCCCGCCCTGTTGCGCATCCTTCAGGTAGTCAAGGATCGCGAGGATCGGGGATACACCTACGACATGGCACAGGCCTCCTTCGAGTTGCTGGCGCGCGACGAGCTGGGCCTGCGCGGTCAGTTCTTTGAGGTGGAACGTTATCGCGTGATCTCAGAGCGTCGCCGCAACGCACGGGGTCAGGTCGTGGTGGAATCCGAGGCCGTGGTCACGGTGCAGCTGCAGGATGGCTCCAAACGCACCGGGTACTACAAGAATGAACACGCCACCGATTTGCATGATGATGGTCCGGTCAATGCGCTGTGGCAGGCGCTGCGCGCTGATCTGGGGCCGCTGCAGGCGGCGATAGACGGCATCAGGCTCACCGACTTCAAGGTGCGCATCACCAATGGCGGAACCGAGGCGGTCACACGCGTGATCATAGACTTTGAGGACGACACAGGGCGCACATGGTCTACGGTGGGTGTGAGCCCGAACATAGTGGATGCCTCCTTTGAGGCGCTTCTGGATGCCATCAACTGGCGTTTGCAGAGAAACGGAAGCCTTCCATGAGCATACCCGAAGCGTTCCTGATGCTGCACCGGGAGATGACGCGGCAGGGGCCGGGCACGCCTGAGGATGTACGCTGGGCGCTCAGCCAGATTGAACTGCCGGAACATCCGCGCGTGCTGGATGCCGCTTGTGGGCCGGGGGCGGATCTTGTGACACTCGCCGAGGCGCTGCCTTTGGCGCAGATTGAGGGCATTGACCAACTGCCGCATCTGGTGGACGAGGCCCGCGACGCGACGGATAGGTTTTCTAATGTCACCGTCTCCGAAGGGGACATGTCGCAGATCACAGGGTTTTACGACCTCATCTGGTGTGCCGGTGCGCTTTATTTTCTGGGTGTGACCGAAGGCCTGCGCCTGTGGCGCAACGCGCTTGCCCCCGGCGGCACAGTCGCCTTCTCGGAACCGGCTCTGGAGGCGGACGCCTCCGACGACGCCCGCGCCTTTTGGGCGGACTACCCGCAGGTGACGGATCTGCAGGGCGTCTGCGCCCGGGTGGAAGAGGCGGGGTACGAGGTGCTGGGCACCCGCCTGATCAAAGGGCTGGCCTGGGCGGGGTATTACGCAGAACTTTCGGCGCGCATCAACGGATTGCGCGGCGAAGGCAACGCGGCCCTCACCCAAGTTCTGGACGCCGCAGAGCGCGAAATAGCCCTCTGGCGCGCCGCCCCGGATCAGGTTGCCTATGTGCTGGTTCTGGCCCGTCCGCGCCTCATGGCGCTGTGATGTTTGATGCCGATCTGACAGCCTGTGCAGGCATTGTCGAACGCGGAGACCCCGACCGTTTTGCCGCCACCATGGCCGCTCCCGTTGCGGCGCGGCTCAAGCTTTTCCCGATCTACGCCTTCAACGTCGAGGTCGCCCGCGCGCCCTGGGTCACACAAGAAAGCATGATCGCCGAGATGCGCCTGCAATGGTGGCGCGACGTGCTGGAGGAGATTGCCAAGGGCGGCCCGGTCCGCCGCCATGAGGTCGCGACGCCCCTGGCCAAGGTTCTAAAGCCAGACATGGCGCGGCGGCTGGATGCCGCCGTTGAGGCACGCCGCTGGGACATCTATCGCGACCCGTTTGAGGATAGGGCGGCGTTTCGGGGGCATGTCGAGAATACGTCTGGTTTGCTGCTGCTGGCAGCAGCGAGGGCCTTGGGCGAAGTCGAGGAAACGCCGGTGCTGAAGGCAGGTTATGCGCTTGGCCTCTGCAACTGGCTGCGTGCCGTTCCCGCGCTGGAACGGGCAGGCCGGGTGCCACTGTTTGATGGCAGACCCGAAGCGGTGCGCGCGCTGGCAGAGGAGGGGCTGGCTGCGTTGGCCGAGGCGCGCGGGGCAGGGTTGCCGCGGACGGTGCGCCCGGCGATGTTGGCTTTGTGGCAGGTGGAAGGGTTATTGACGCAGGTGATACGAGACCCGGGCGCCGTTGCTGAGGACCGTATAGCGCTGTCGCAATTCAGAAGGCGGTTTGGGTTGATGGTGAAGGCGGTTTTGGGGCGGTGGTGATAATGACAGCGTATTCGAAGCTTCTCAAAGAGGGTTGCTGCCTAACCGCCAAAACAAAAAGGCAAGTCAATTGACCATTGAACAAATCCAAGTCGTGGATTTCATCAGCCTGAAATCAGAACGAAATGAGGTTGTTCTTACAATCTCGGACCATCTCGGTTGGAAAGAAAATGTGAATGATCATCTCCTTCAATTGCAGGAGAAGCTCAACACATACATACGCTTTGTCGAATCTGAAGAAATTTTGAAAAGCTACCCAGATGCTGAAGGAAGAAAGATCGTTTTCAACGTTCTGGGTAAGCACCCGCTGCCCAAAGAGGCCGAGCAGTTTTACGTGGAGTGCTCCCAAGTTTTGCGGGAGCTAAACATCGACTTAACCTTTGAAAACGTTATCGAAAAGTAGTGACCGGCCTAATCATTGCCCTGGCCTATCCTACCGTAAACCGCCCCCAACGGCGAACCCAGTAGGGTGGGCAATATTGCCCACCAATTCGTAGCGAAGGTATTCGGTGGGCAAACTGCCCACGCCACGCTTACCCCCTGACCTCCTCCGGCCGCAACACCAGCCAGATCAGCGCCCCGCCGGCCAGCGTCAGGAACGGCACCATGGCGAGGTTGACCGACAGCCACCCCACCTCCGGTGCCCCGCCGGTGCAGTTCATCAACCCGCCAGAGGCCAGTGACGCCACGGTCACGCCGCCAAAGACGATGAGGTCGTTCATGCCCTGCATGCGCCCGCGCTCTTCGGGTTCGTGCGCTGAGGCCAACATCGTGGTGGCTCCGATAAAGCCGAAGTTCCAGCCCAGACCCAAGAGGATCAGCGCGATGAAGAAATTCTCAAGCTCCACGCCCTGCATGGCCACAGCACCCGCGCAGGCGAGGATAACCAGACCCGCGCCGAGGATCTTCTCAACGCCGAAGCGGGCGATCAGGTGGCCGGTAAAGAAGGACGGCGCAAACATCGCAAGCACATGGCCCGTGACCACGTCCGCTGCGTTATTCTGCGAAAAGCCACAGCCCACCACGGCAAGCGGTGTGGACGTCATCACAAGGTTCATCAAGGCGTAAGACACTGTGGCACAGATGACCGCCACGGCGATGCGCGGTGTGGTCAAAAGCTCCCAACGCGTACGACCTTTGGGGCTGTCTTGCGTGACAGGCGCGGGTTTCGGGATGTCGAGAAAGAGAAACAGAAATGCGCCGATGAGGTTGATGGCGATCACCGCCAGATAAGTGCCCAGGAAAGGGATCACCATCGCGCTTGCCGTCACCTTCACAAGCTGTGGCCCGATGATGGCGCTGGCCAGCCCTCCGGCCATGACATAGGAAATCGCCTTGGGCTTGAAACTGTCGCTCGCTGTGTCGGCGGCGGCAAAGCGGTAGAACCCTTGCGCGGACATGTAGATGCCGGTCATGAAACTGCCGATGAGGTAGATCGGGAAGGAGGCGACATAGAGGCCGTAGGCCGCGACAGACGCGCCCAAAGCGCCCCCCATGGCGCCGATGAGAAACCCGGCCCGGCGCCCAAAGCGCTGCATCGCCATCGAGAGGGGGTTGGCCGACACCATCGACCCCAAAACAATGAGGGAAATGGGTAGGGTGGCGAAACAGATATTGCTGGCAAGCGTTTGCCCGGCCAATCCGCCCACCACAAAGATCATCGCCATCTGCGCGCCCAGGAACGCCTGCGCGAAGACCAGCACCCAGACATTGCGCTTGGCGCGGCTGTCATCGACAGGTGTGATCACGGCATCGGTCATGGTTCTGTGCTAGACCTCTTTAGGCGCCCCCACAAGGGCTCACTCCGCCGCATCAATGATATGCGCAAATGAGCCATGCACACGGCCCTGGCTTAGGCCCATATCGGGCAGGGCGGTGCCCTCGGCATCTGTGGCGGAAAACAGCGGCGTGCCTTGCGCCTTCAGCGTTGAGGCATAGTGGAATTCATGCGCGGTGTAGCGTCCCCGAAAGGGGCCAGATTGGGCGGTTAGATGGCGGTAGCCCAGATGCAGCTTGCGGGCGGCAAAGGAGGTCTCTAACGGCAAAAGCCCCGCCATGGTGTGGCGCTGGCCATCTGCATCGACCAAGCCCTCCCCAAGCACCATGTAGCCGCCGCATTCACCATAAATATCAGAATGTTCAGCGGCATTCCTCAAGCTCGTCAGAAACCTGTCTGCCGTCGCCAGTCGACCGGCATGAAGCTCTGGATAGCCGCCGGGCAGAAAGACGAGCTCTGCCTTCGGCACGGCTTCATCGGCCAAAGGCGAAAAGACCTTGATCTCAGCACCCGCGGCGCGCCAATCGGCCAGCATATGCGGATAGGCAAAAGCAAAGGCCTCATCCTGCGCCACCGCGATCACCTGCGCGGGGGGCGTAAGGCCTTTTGCGGGCCGGGCATTGGGCAGATGAGTGCTCAGGTTCAACAAGGCCTGCTGATCCAAACTCTCCGCCAAAGCCTCCGCGGCTCGGTCCAGAAACGCCTCCAAGTCAGCGCGTTCGCCGGCCTGCACCAGCCCAAGATGCCGGGATGGCAGAGCAAGGGCCGCATCCCGGCGCAGCGCTGCCAGAATAGGCAAGCCCAGCGGTTCAAGCGCTCGACGCAGCATCGCCTCATGCCGATCACTGCCCACATTGTTGAGGATCACCGCCGCCACCCGCACACCAGGATCATGGCCCGCAAACCCTGCCACAAGCGGCGCAACCGATCCCGCCTGTTTGCCCGCATCCACAACCAGCACAACCGGCAAACCGAGCATCCGGGCCAGATCGGCCACCGCCCCTTTGCCCTCTGGTGGCGCGCCATCGAAAAGCCCCATCGCGCCTTCAACGATCAAAAGCCCGTCGCCTACCGCAAGCGCTTTAATCCGGTCCGGCGTCATCGCCCAGGCATCGAGGTTCATGCAAACCTTGCCTGATGCGGCCTCATGAAATTTGGGATCTATGTAGTCCGGCCCGGACTTGGTCCCGCGCACCGGCACAGCTTGCCGCGCCAAATGCCGCAGCAAGGCCAGCGTCACCGTCGTCTTGCCACTGCCAGAGGACGGTGCCGAGATGATCAGCCCTTGGCCCATGCGCCCAGATCTTTCACTGTTCCCAAAATACTCAAATCCATCGCAGGAAACGCGCGCATCGCCATGAAAATCAAGCGCTTTCCGCCGGTCGCCCCCGGCCGAGAGGATCGAGGTTGCGTGGCGCATGACCCTCCAGCATGGACTGCCAGTCGAGTGCCTGACGCATCAGCACCGAGCGTCCGACACACAAGACTGCAGGTGGCTCCAGCCCGCTGTCTTCAATATCTTTTGCCATCGCGCCCAGCGTCGTCTCCAGCACCTGCTGGTCACTCGTCGTGGCGGAACACACCACGGCACAGGGCTCATCTGCATCACGTCCGGCATCAAGCAAGGCGGACGTGATGGGGCCGGCATGTTTCATGCCCATATAGATAACAAGCACCTGGCTGCCTTCGGAGATGGCGCGCCAGTTGAGCGAACTTGGCGTTTGGCCCGATTGGTCATGGCCGGTGACAAAGGTCACCGATTGATTCACATCTCTATGCGTGACGGGAATACCGGCATAAGCCAGCCCGCCAATGCCCGCGCTGATGCCGGGGATAATGCGAATGGGCACACCGTGCTGCACCAGCGTCTGCGCCTCTTCGCCACCGCGGCCAAAGACAAAAGGATCGCCGCCCTTTAGGCGCAGTACCCGTTTGCCCGCTTTGGCCAAATCGACCAGCCGCAGGGAAATGTCGCGCTGCTTGGCAGAGGGCTTGCCGCCCCGTTTGCCTGCATAGATATGCTCAGCCTGCGGCGCCCAGTCGAGAATGCGGTCCTCAACCAGCGCGTCATAGACCACCACATCCGCCTGACGCAGGGCATTGAGCGCGTGCAGCGTCAATAAACCCGGGTCGCCGGGACCCGCCCCACACAACCACACCCAGCCGGGCAAAAGCACCGGCCAGTCGGCATTGGGCAGGGTCACAGACTCAGTCATGTCTCTTCTATGCCGGGCTTTGGCGGCGCTTGAAAGCCCTGGAACGACCGGTTGCACGCTAAGAGGCGACATTCGCGGAGTAATTTGGCCGTTGGCGTGGGCGCAGGCCGTGCCTATAGTCCGCGCGATATGGCTCGCAAACCCGATGGACCTTTACGCCGTGGCTGGACCACAGGCGCTTGTGCCACCGCCGCCACCAAGGCGGCGTTGGTGGGGCTGTGGGGGGCAGGGCGGCCCGATACGGTGGGCATCACGCTGCCTGGTGGAGAGCAGCCAGAGTTTTCACTGTCCCACTGGGCGGAGGGTCCAGATTGGGCCGAGGCCGGGATCATCAAGGATGCAGGTGACGACCCGGATGTCACTCACGGGGCCGAGGTGCGCGCCCGTGTCAGCGCCTCATCGGGTGGTGTAGTGTTTCGCGCAGGGGAGGGCGTGGGCACCGTGACAATGCCGGGGCTGCCGATTCCGCCGGGGGAGCCTGCGATCAATCCGGTGCCGCGGCAGTTGATGAGCGAGGTCGTTGAAGAGATGGCTGCGCGAACAGGCAATGCACCAAATATTGAGATTACCGTATCGATTCCCGGTGGGGCGGCGTTGGCGCAGAAAACATGGAATCCCCGCCTAGGCGTCAAAGGGGGGTTGTCGATCCTTGGCACGACGGGCATCGTCCGCCCCTTTTCCTGTGCCGCCTGGATTGCCTCGATCCATCGCGGCATCGACGTGGCGCGTGAAACGGGCCTCACGCATGTGGCGGGCTGCACCGGGGCCACCAGCGAGAAGGCGGTTCAGGCGCTCTATGATCTGCCCGACCACGCGATGCTGGATATGGGCGATTTTGCCGGTGGTTTGCTCAAGTACCTCGCCAAACATCCCGTTCCGCATATCACCATTGGTGGCGGGATCGGTAAGATGACCAAGCTGGCCCAAGGTGCGCGTGATCTGCATTCAGGACGCAGTCAGGTGGATTTTGATGGCTTGGCCGATGCATTGCGAAAGCCTGAGTTGGCTGGCATGAATACAGCGCTGCAAGTTTATGAAACTGTTGGGAAAGAGATGGCCGAATGGATAGCATCTTCAGCCTGTGAACAGGTGCAGTCCATGCTCCCCGATACGGTTTCTTGCGATGCTTTGGTCATAGATCGGCAAGGCGATATCATCGCGCGCGCCGGGCAGAGGCCGGGATCATGACGCTTTTGCTTTTGGCCGGAACCGGCGAGGCCAAGATCATCGCCCAAGCTTTGCACGACAAAGGCATCAAGGCACGTGCCTCGCTTGCCGGGGTCACCCGAGCACCGAGCCCTCTTGCGATTCCAACAGATAGCGGCGGGTTTGGCGGAGAGAATGGATTTAAGTCTTACCTGCAAACACATGATATTAAGTCCGTTTTGGATGCCACACATCCTTTTGCGGATCGCATCTCACACCGGTCTGAACGCATCTGTCGCGAGCAAAACATACCCTATTGTCAGCTCCTGCGCCCGGCATGGATGCCAGAGCCCGGAGACGACTGGATTTGTCTGGACCGTGAGGAAGAGGCGGCAGCGCATATTCCGGAGGGGGCCATCGTTTTCCTGGCCACCGGGCGGCAGACCTTGTTGCGGTTTGAGAACCTGGCAAACTGCACGCTCATCTGCCGCCAGATTGATCCCCCCGATGGTCCGTTTCCGTTTCCCAATGGACGATACTGCATCGGCCGTCCGCCGTTTTCCTTTGATGATGAAGTAAGTCTTTTCAAAGAGTTGGGGGTCGAGTGGTTGATCGTCAAAAATGCCGGGGGCACCATCCCTCGCACCAAGCTTGAAGCGGCACGCCATCTGGGCATTCGCGTGATCATGCTCAATCGCCCGGCGCAGCCCGACGCCAAACGCGTGACAACCGTCGAAGAGGCGTTGGCATGGGTGCAAAACCTATGAAAGAACGCATTATCCAGACACCCGACGATGTGGAAGAGGGGGTTCAGGAACTATGTAAAATCTGCCCTCGCATGGCCTATGCCTATGCTCAGACCGGCGCATTGCCGCTGCGGCGCAAGCCGGATGGGTTTGCCGAACTCCTTAGTGCGATTGTCAGCCAACAGGTCAGTGTGGCTTCGGCGCAGGCCATCTGGGGGCGAATGAAGGCTGCCGGTTTGACCGGGCCGCGCAAGATCATGTGGGCCAGCGATGATGACCTGCGTGCGGTGGGCCTGAGCCGTCAGAAGATGCGCTATGCGAGGGCGCTGGCCGGGGCAGGGATCAAGTACCGTTCTCTGCGAATGGCCCCCACGGAGGACGTGATTGCCACGCTCACCGAAGTGCCAGGCATCGGTGTCTGGACGGCAGAGATTTACGCTATGTTCTCATTGGGCCGCGCGGATGTGTTTGCACCGGGAGACCTGGCCCTGCAGGAGGCGGCTCGGGTTCTCTATGATCTACCTGAACGCCCTAAAGACCGGGCTCTGAGAGAGATGGCCGAGGCCTGGTCCCCCTGGCGCTCAGTCGCAGCACGGCAGCTTTGGGCGTATTACCGGGTGATGAAGAACCGGGAAGGGGTGCGGTGAAGATGCTGGGGTAGTCCGCTGTGCGGACAAAGCGGGCATATTCTCTTGCAGCTTTCGCTGACGCAGAAACCGCTCGCATCTGCGATATACGTTTCGCCGCGCTGCGGCCATTTTCGCCGAAGCGGTCTTTTGCCCTGCCAAAAAAGGCACCCGGACAAACCGTCCGAACACCGCAAGATAGTCGGCGAATGGACGTCCAGTTTCACATCGGCGTAATCACTGATCGTCGACACGCACAACCACCTCCATTGCGAGGAGATCGGTATCTTCTCCCTGGAAGCTGCCGGTTACCGGAGCGACCTGTAATATGTTCCGCGCAACGGCCACCGGAATCAGATTGGCCGACCCCACCGACCTGTTCGTAGGGTCGAACGGGATCCAACCGGTCCCGGGAACGAAGACTTCGACCCATGCATGTGTAGAGCCCGAGCCGGCAGATCCGAGCCGGTCATTACTGGGGTCGTAAAGATAGCCGGACACCAGACGCCCCGAAACCCAGCGTTCGGATAGCCTCGGCAAAGAGGACCGCAAAGTCGCGACACGAGCCACAGCCCCGGTCGAGGGTTTCGAGTGGTCCTTGCGTGCCTTCGCTCTCGCGGATCTCATATGTGATCTGCGCTGTTATGCCATTGCTGACGTCCTTCAGGAGCGACAGGGTATCCGTTGGCCTGTGCATCACTAATTGTTCGACCCAGTTTGACAAGCGCCCTGCGTCGTCTTGGTATTGTGGCGCAGAAAGCGCCCCGAGATCTGTCCAGTCTTCGGTGGAGTAGAGGAACGGGTAGGACGTCGCAGGGGCAGCAATTGGGAAGACGGGCCAGTCTGGCGCGTTCAGGATGGCGGTTGAGTGCGACCGGATCGAAAGCGTCTCCCTTGCGACATCGAAGTTGGCGATAGCGATGGCGTTTCCGGCGACATCGTGGGACCAGTCAATGCGGGCCGTCGGCGTGATCTCAAGATCGAAAGCCGTCAATGTAAGGTCCCGCGTTTCGCGAGGACGCAGCATCAGCCTGTGCGGTCCAAGGACCACGGCGGTGCGATAGCGATAGGTGGTCGTGTGTGCGATCGTGATCGTCGGCATGCAGCAGACCTAAGTCGACCGACGGCCGGAGCGAGACCGACCTTTGCTGGCGCCTTCGGGCACTGCCGCGCGCCATGCTGTCGTACCTTTGCACCTTGCACAGATGCGCTGGCCGAACCCCTCGCTCCAAAACGAAGCATCACAACGCAAGCAGAATCGCAGCTTCGGCACATCTCCAAGCGCGCGGCTGGGGTGATCCATAAGGGTGTCTTCGACTGGTGATCGCATTGGATCCTCGCGTGCATCTGACCTGTGAAATTGCGCCTTCGACGTCATTCGGAAACAGATGGCATGCGCGACCTTCTCAACATCCCTTCGTTTTCGGCGTCATGAATGTCCGAACGGTCCTGCCATGGCATCGGTTCGGTTCCGGTTTCGGGATCGAGCACATCCTTGTCTGTCTGTATCGTTCGCGTTCCCGAGTAGAGATGGCGCAGTTGCGCCTCCGAAACCCCGTCCGCCTGCATGACCAGTTGCACCATCGGATCGTCCAGCATGTCTTCGAGAAAGACCTGCGAGAGGTCCTTACCGGACAGTTTGTCTTTCGCACGGGCACGGTCGAGGTCCGCCAGCGACACGGACAGACTTCGCGTCAATCCCGGATGGGACAGGCGTCGATGCAGATGGACCACGACTGAGGCCTTCCAGGCTTCGGGATCCTTGTGATCGGGCGGTGAGGCGAGCTCTGTCTCGATATCATACTCGCCGGCAGGAAGCGTTTCGTCGAAGCCGGGAAGATTGAAAGGCCGGTCAAAAACCGCGACTGTCTTGGAGGTTTGGTCGTCCATTGCGTTTGATCCTTTCAGTTTAGTTGCTGCTCCACGGCATGGAGCAAAACCAGCCCCTTGCGGTGCATGCTTCAGGTTTTCTTCGGACCCGTAGAACCCGGTTTCGAAGCAGTGTCCGGCGCTTTGATTGCCGGTTCTTTTTTCAACGGTTCCATAGGTTTGGGTTTCAGTATGGCAGCAGCTCTGGTCGTCAGGTCTTTGAAAGACATGAGTTTCATCCTTTTTGGGTTTTCCGCTGGAATTTCCGGGCCTCAATCAGGCTCGAATTCTCGAATGCGGCTTACTTGTATATGTGTATTGACCGGCCCTATTACGATGGCGCGGTGTCGGAAAAGTCTGCGAGATATGACTTTCGTAGTTCACGCGGTCGATCAACTGGGCGTCATACCAGCGTCAGGTAATGTTGGGTCTCGCAGTCATTGAAACTTCCGTTCACCTTTTGCTTGCCATGAACGGTCTTTGCGACATCCGGGGCGCTCATCGCCCGCATAAGCGCACTGTAATTCACCCCCATCTTCATCTCGGACCCAACGGGCACGGCAGTTTTCCCTGTATCGACCACGGTGTGGTCGCAAGTCGCACCGATGAGTATGATTCCTGAGGGAAACTTAAGGCCGCTTGTTTCGGTATCTTGCTGCCCGACAGCAAGGACAGTTCGGGCTCGCAGGTCATCACTCCGAACCAATTTCAACATCCCACGCTCCGGAGCAATTGACGCAGGTGGTATTGAGCTTGGCTTGTCCCTGGCTTCGATCACCTCGGCAAAAAGGGCAAAGGCGTCCGTATGAAGGCCGGCTATCGGATGCCCTGTCACGGGGTCGGTGCCCAATAGGATCGCCTCACCCAGGCGGAGGTTGTTGACCCGCCCGGTTGAACCTTCACCAAGCGCCCATGGCAAATTGGCCGAGCCACCTCCTGACACAAGCTCGACAAAAGGTCCGCAAGCGCCTTCGACTTGGTCGGCCAGTCTCGAGAGCATGGCCATGTCGCCGCCCGTCGGTGCCGCGTTGCCCATGCAGGCAAAATTCGCAGCGATGCCTTTGAGCGCGACACCAGGTGTTGCGATGACGCGAGCGGCGCACTCGTTGAGGTTCTCCGGCAAAATGCCTTCGCGCATATCCCCCATTTCAGCCAATAAGATAACATCGTGCGAGGTACCCAGTTTCTTTGCGGCGGCGCCAAGCTTCCGGATTGTGTCCATCTCCGTGTTGTAGCTCGCGTCACAATGCTGGATTGCGTCTTCCATCTCGCTAAGTAGCGGCGCGCGGATCATCGAAATTGGGCAATTGATCCCTGCGATCCGCATCCGAACGACATTTGCGATGCGTGCGTCGGCCAGACCGACAACGCCACCGTCCAGCATCGCCCTGGCTATGTCAGGATGCCCGCACACTGCCTTGGTTACACCGGTGACCGAGAGTCCACGGGCGCCAAGACGACGGACGAGACATCGCGCGTTTGCCTGGATCTTGCCCAGATCAATCTCCACACGCGGCGTGGTCATTCCGCGGCCACGAGAGGCACGGGCCGCAACTGTGGAAAGGCGGTCAGGACCATGTCGGTCAGGTGCACCTCCGGCCGGGTCAGCGCGTCCGTCACCGGAACTCCGAGATCGCGTGAAAGACTGTCGATTGCACGATCGACCTCGGCGTCCGTCATCGTTTCGTGATTGATTGTGACACCAATCACCTGTGTGTCTGCAAAAGCTTCGATGAGGGCGATTTCGCTTTTCGGCTCGGGCATTGGCATGGTGGGAAAGTCGCAGCGGTGGGCACGCTTGGGCGCATGTTGAAGAACGACAGCATGCGGCTGGCTGCCGCGAAGAATGAACGCCGATGTGCAAAAAGCCGGATGGCTGAGCGCGCCTTGTCCTTCGATCAGGATGACGTCTGGTTCGTCGCCGTGAGACGCCGCGACAATCACGCGTTCAAGTTCCCCGCAGCAAAACTGCGGTGGCACGGCGTCCATGGCAATCCCGTATTTCGCGCCCTGCATGAGCCCCGTCTGGCCGGTGCCAACGAGAACCGTCTTGATGCCACGCGCGTTCAACACCTTGGCCAGAACGGTCGCTGTCGTCCGCTTGCCAATTGCACAATCCGTTCCCAGTACGGCGATGCGGATTGCC
This DNA window, taken from Roseovarius sp. S88, encodes the following:
- a CDS encoding cobalt-precorrin-5B (C(1))-methyltransferase, which gives rise to MARKPDGPLRRGWTTGACATAATKAALVGLWGAGRPDTVGITLPGGEQPEFSLSHWAEGPDWAEAGIIKDAGDDPDVTHGAEVRARVSASSGGVVFRAGEGVGTVTMPGLPIPPGEPAINPVPRQLMSEVVEEMAARTGNAPNIEITVSIPGGAALAQKTWNPRLGVKGGLSILGTTGIVRPFSCAAWIASIHRGIDVARETGLTHVAGCTGATSEKAVQALYDLPDHAMLDMGDFAGGLLKYLAKHPVPHITIGGGIGKMTKLAQGARDLHSGRSQVDFDGLADALRKPELAGMNTALQVYETVGKEMAEWIASSACEQVQSMLPDTVSCDALVIDRQGDIIARAGQRPGS
- a CDS encoding transglutaminase family protein, producing the protein MPTITIAHTTTYRYRTAVVLGPHRLMLRPRETRDLTLTAFDLEITPTARIDWSHDVAGNAIAIANFDVARETLSIRSHSTAILNAPDWPVFPIAAPATSYPFLYSTEDWTDLGALSAPQYQDDAGRLSNWVEQLVMHRPTDTLSLLKDVSNGITAQITYEIRESEGTQGPLETLDRGCGSCRDFAVLFAEAIRTLGFGASGVRLSLRPQ
- a CDS encoding cobalt-precorrin-6A reductase, coding for MTLLLLAGTGEAKIIAQALHDKGIKARASLAGVTRAPSPLAIPTDSGGFGGENGFKSYLQTHDIKSVLDATHPFADRISHRSERICREQNIPYCQLLRPAWMPEPGDDWICLDREEEAAAHIPEGAIVFLATGRQTLLRFENLANCTLICRQIDPPDGPFPFPNGRYCIGRPPFSFDDEVSLFKELGVEWLIVKNAGGTIPRTKLEAARHLGIRVIMLNRPAQPDAKRVTTVEEALAWVQNL
- a CDS encoding DNA-3-methyladenine glycosylase family protein translates to MKERIIQTPDDVEEGVQELCKICPRMAYAYAQTGALPLRRKPDGFAELLSAIVSQQVSVASAQAIWGRMKAAGLTGPRKIMWASDDDLRAVGLSRQKMRYARALAGAGIKYRSLRMAPTEDVIATLTEVPGIGVWTAEIYAMFSLGRADVFAPGDLALQEAARVLYDLPERPKDRALREMAEAWSPWRSVAARQLWAYYRVMKNREGVR
- a CDS encoding transglutaminase-like domain-containing protein yields the protein MARVATLRSSLPRLSERWVSGRLVSGYLYDPSNDRLGSAGSGSTHAWVEVFVPGTGWIPFDPTNRSVGSANLIPVAVARNILQVAPVTGSFQGEDTDLLAMEVVVRVDDQ
- a CDS encoding DUF1611 domain-containing protein, with the translated sequence MPTAVVYCEGNFGQVDGKTANGLVRHSQAYRILSVIDSRLEGRDSGQVLDNVSNAIPIVEDLEAAVTGAAQIPDTLIYGMAPSTGRMSPTDREVVLDAIALGMNIVSGLHEYLGDDPEISSAAHAANVTIRDIRKPRPSKDMRLFDGRVSKVKAIRIAVLGTDCAIGKRTTATVLAKVLNARGIKTVLVGTGQTGLMQGAKYGIAMDAVPPQFCCGELERVIVAASHGDEPDVILIEGQGALSHPAFCTSAFILRGSQPHAVVLQHAPKRAHRCDFPTMPMPEPKSEIALIEAFADTQVIGVTINHETMTDAEVDRAIDSLSRDLGVPVTDALTRPEVHLTDMVLTAFPQLRPVPLVAAE
- a CDS encoding alanine/ornithine racemase family PLP-dependent enzyme, with translation MTTPRVEIDLGKIQANARCLVRRLGARGLSVTGVTKAVCGHPDIARAMLDGGVVGLADARIANVVRMRIAGINCPISMIRAPLLSEMEDAIQHCDASYNTEMDTIRKLGAAAKKLGTSHDVILLAEMGDMREGILPENLNECAARVIATPGVALKGIAANFACMGNAAPTGGDMAMLSRLADQVEGACGPFVELVSGGGSANLPWALGEGSTGRVNNLRLGEAILLGTDPVTGHPIAGLHTDAFALFAEVIEARDKPSSIPPASIAPERGMLKLVRSDDLRARTVLAVGQQDTETSGLKFPSGIILIGATCDHTVVDTGKTAVPVGSEMKMGVNYSALMRAMSAPDVAKTVHGKQKVNGSFNDCETQHYLTLV